A region of Procambarus clarkii isolate CNS0578487 chromosome 48, FALCON_Pclarkii_2.0, whole genome shotgun sequence DNA encodes the following proteins:
- the LOC123764638 gene encoding homeobox-like protein HDP1 translates to MNQFQHRPDVYTVMDVVDAVGVVDVVDAVNVVEAVDAVDVVAVVDVVDAVDVVEAVDAVDVVAVVGVVDAVDVVEAVDAVGVVDAVDVVDAVDVVEAVDAVGVVDAVDVVDAVDVVDAVDVVDAVDVVDAVDAVGVVDAVGLVDVVGVVAAVDVVDAVNVVEAVDAVGVVDAVGVVAVVDVADALDVVDAVDVVDAVDVVDAVDVVEVEDVVAIVDVVDAVDVVDGVDGVDVVVVVRGTIKMGQCCKVKLQKILFKMQIILQYTQY, encoded by the coding sequence ATGAACCAATTTCAACACAGACCAGATGTTTACACTGTTATGGATGTTGTAGATGCTGTGGGTGTTGTAGATGTTGTAGATGCTGtgaatgttgtggaggctgtaGATGCTGTggatgttgtagctgttgtggatGTTGTAGATGCTgtggatgttgtggaggctgtagATGCTGTggatgttgtagctgttgtgggtgttgtagatGCTgtggatgttgtggaggctgtagATGCTGTGGGTGTTGTAGATGCTGTGGATGTTGTAGATGCTgtggatgttgtggaggctgtagATGCTGTGGGTGTTGTAGATGCTGTGGATGTTGTAGATGCTGTGGATGTTGTAGATGCTGTAGATGTTGTAGATGCTGTGGATGTTGTAGATGCTGTAGATGCTGTGGGTGTAGTAGATGCTGTGGGTCTTGtagatgttgtgggtgttgtagctgctgtggatGTTGTAGATGCTGtgaatgttgtggaggctgtaGATGCTGTGGGTGTTGTAGATGCTGtcggtgttgtagctgttgtggatGTTGCAGATGCTTTGGATGTTGTAGATGCTGTGGATGTTGTAGATGCTGTGGATGTTGTAGATGCTGTGGATGTTGTAGAAGTTGAGGATGTTGTAGCTATTGTGGATGTTGTAGATGCTGTGGATGTTGtggatggtgtggatggtgtggatgttgttgttgttgtaagagGAACCATTAAGATGGGACAATGTTGCAAGGTAAAACTCCAAAAGATATTGTTTAAGATGCAGATTATTCTCCAGTATACACAATACTGA
- the LOC138350983 gene encoding uncharacterized protein, giving the protein MRLTLFYILASPSVPSLFGTPVVDPTSAAPVVDPTSAAPVVDSTSAAPVVDPTSAGPVVDPTSAGPVVDSTSAGSVVDSTSTASVVDTTSAAPVVDSTFAAHVVDTTSAAPVVDPTSAGPVVDSTSAGPVVDSTSAGPVVDSTSAGPVVDTTSAVPVVDSTSAGPVVDPTSAGPVVDPTSAGPVVDSTSAAPVVDPTSAGPVVDPTSAGPVVDPTSAGPVVDPTSAGPVVDPTSAGPVVDPTSAGPVVDPTSAAPVVDPTSAAPVVDPTSAGPVVDPTSAGPVVDPTSAGPVVDPTSAGPVVDPTSAGPVVDPTSAGPVVDPTSTAAVSWIMSRL; this is encoded by the coding sequence ATGAGGCTGACGTTATTTTATATTCTCGCCTCCCCATCCGTCCCCAGCTTGTTCGGTACCCCTGTGGTTGACCCCACCTCTGCTGCCCCTGTGGTTGACCCCACCTCTGCTGCCCCTGTGGTTGATTCTACCTCTGCTGCCCCTGTGGTTGACCCCACCTCTGCTGGCCCTGTGGTTGACCCCACCTCTGCTGGCCCTGTGGTTGACTCTACCTCTGCTGGCTCTGTGGTTGACTCTACCTCTACTGCCTCTGTGGTTGACACTACCTCTGCTGCCCCTGTGGTTGACTCTACCTTTGCTGCCCATGTGGTTGACACTACCTCTGCTGCCCCTGTGGTTGACCCCACCTCTGCTGGCCCTGTGGTTGACTCTACCTCTGCTGGCCCTGTGGTTGACTCTACCTCTGCTGGCCCTGTGGTTGACTCTACCTCTGCTGGCCCTGTGGTTGACACTACCTCTGCTGTGCCTGTGGTTGACTCTACCTCTGCTGGCCCTGTGGTTGACCCCACCTCTGCTGGCCCTGTGGTTGACCCCACCTCTGCTGGCCCTGTGGTTGACTCTACCTCTGCTGCCCCTGTGGTTGACCCCACCTCTGCTGGCCCTGTGGTTGACCCCACCTCTGCAGGCCCTGTGGTTGACCCCACCTCTGCTGGCCCTGTGGTTGACCCCACCTCTGCTGGCCCTGTGGTTGACCCCACCTCTGCTGGCCCTGTGGTTGACCCCACCTCTGCTGGCCCTGTGGTTGACCCCACCTCTGCTGCCCCTGTGGTTGACCCCACCTCTGCTGCCCCTGTGGTTGACCCCACCTCTGCTGGCCCTGTGGTTGACCCCACCTCTGCTGGCCCTGTGGTTGACCCCACCTCTGCTGGCCCTGTGGTTGACCCCACCTCTGCTGGCCCTGTGGTTGACCCCACCTCTGCTGGCCCTGTGGTTGACCCCACCTCTGCTGGCCCTGTGGTTGACCCTACCTCTACTGCCGCGGTGTCCTGGATTATGTCAAGGCTATGA